In Acetomicrobium thermoterrenum DSM 13490, one DNA window encodes the following:
- the nrdR gene encoding transcriptional regulator NrdR: MRCPKCNYEDSRVIETRSVENGGVIRRRRECPGCGNRFTTYERLERNKVLLVVKKDGRREVFDKQKVLRGMVRACEKLPVSLETLENAASSIEEELFGMSVGEVPSSLIGDMVANSLKEIDHVAYVRFASVYREFTDLQNFIEEISKLLRKEEGGKDRQ; the protein is encoded by the coding sequence ATGCGTTGTCCTAAATGTAACTACGAAGACAGCAGGGTCATAGAGACTCGATCGGTAGAAAATGGCGGGGTTATACGGAGAAGAAGGGAGTGTCCTGGTTGCGGGAATCGCTTTACCACTTACGAAAGACTTGAGAGGAATAAAGTGCTTCTGGTGGTGAAGAAGGACGGTCGAAGGGAGGTTTTCGACAAACAAAAGGTTTTAAGGGGCATGGTGCGCGCCTGCGAGAAACTTCCCGTTTCGCTCGAAACGCTGGAAAACGCCGCTTCGTCAATAGAAGAAGAGCTTTTCGGCATGAGCGTTGGCGAGGTGCCGAGCTCCTTGATCGGCGATATGGTTGCCAATTCTCTAAAAGAAATCGATCATGTCGCTTACGTCAGGTTTGCCTCCGTGTACCGAGAGTTTACCGATCTGCAAAATTTTATCGAGGAGATATCTAAGCTGTTGAGAAAAGAAGAAGGAGGGAAAGATAGGCAATGA
- a CDS encoding bis-aminopropyl spermidine synthase family protein, with product MNKDDLASIVTKITNIPWNARNVERVLSALLVSSNFWDIVSFSFEPLPAVAAVLRTLAEEGIVSFSELGVELTDRGRRFIEREKISPLHSHACPRCEGRTVVIDEFKEAFDKFAKIQLDRPEAIRKFDQGYVTPDTTFARIALADSRGDLRGKKALVLGDDDLVGIALGLTGLVEDIVVLELDERIIDFEQGVASQYSLPLKALKHDLRKPLPEELLGNFDVFFCDPPETVEALDAFVGRGVVGLKGLGGAGYFGVTHAESSFYKWRLLEMALLQRGLVISDIITDFNVYMNWEYVDEMLAWDLAPVKQPPHRNWYKSSMIRVEVVEKVEVPNEDLTDRDIYNDPESSTT from the coding sequence GTGAATAAAGACGATTTAGCGAGCATCGTAACTAAAATTACGAATATTCCATGGAACGCTCGTAATGTAGAAAGAGTCCTGTCGGCTCTATTGGTGTCGAGCAACTTTTGGGATATCGTTTCCTTCAGTTTTGAACCGTTGCCCGCTGTGGCGGCTGTCTTGAGGACTTTGGCCGAGGAGGGTATCGTCTCCTTTTCCGAGCTTGGGGTTGAGCTGACCGATAGAGGGCGCAGGTTTATAGAAAGGGAAAAGATATCCCCACTTCACTCTCACGCCTGTCCCCGTTGCGAAGGAAGAACAGTTGTTATAGACGAATTCAAAGAGGCCTTTGACAAGTTCGCGAAGATTCAGCTCGACAGGCCTGAAGCGATCAGAAAGTTCGATCAGGGATACGTGACGCCTGATACTACCTTCGCCCGCATAGCCCTTGCCGACAGCAGGGGCGACTTGAGGGGCAAGAAGGCTTTGGTATTGGGCGATGACGACCTCGTTGGCATAGCCCTGGGGCTTACAGGGTTGGTTGAAGATATCGTGGTCTTGGAACTAGACGAACGCATCATAGACTTCGAACAAGGGGTGGCATCTCAATACAGTTTGCCTCTAAAGGCGTTAAAACATGACTTGAGGAAGCCTCTGCCCGAAGAGTTGTTGGGAAATTTCGACGTTTTTTTCTGCGATCCCCCAGAGACGGTAGAGGCATTGGATGCCTTTGTTGGTCGGGGCGTAGTGGGGCTTAAGGGCCTTGGTGGTGCGGGCTATTTCGGGGTCACTCATGCCGAAAGCTCTTTTTACAAATGGCGCTTGCTCGAGATGGCTTTGCTGCAGAGAGGCTTGGTGATCAGCGATATAATCACTGATTTTAACGTATACATGAACTGGGAATACGTCGACGAGATGTTGGCCTGGGATTTGGCGCCGGTCAAACAGCCTCCCCATCGTAATTGGTATAAGTCATCGATGATCAGAGTGGAGGTTGTGGAGAAGGTCGAAGTGCCCAACGAAGACCTTACTGATCGCGATATCTACAACGATCCGGAAAGTTCCACTACCTAG
- the dnaJ gene encoding molecular chaperone DnaJ, with translation MAGPSKGKDYYEILGVGRDASQEEIKRAYRKLVRQYHPDANPGNKEAEERFKLINEAYEVLSDPQKKAQYDQFGFVGDVPPQGGEGPWDFGGFGDLFGDLFGDFFGGFGSRRDARSPQRGMDLEMPLTVTLREAAFGASKVVYIPRWENCRTCGGSGAAPGTSPERCPHCGGKGQVESRSRSPFGEFVTVRTCPHCGGSGKVIKNPCKECGGRGKTRVRHKVEVNIPPGIDTGMRLRIRGEGEEGRNGGPPGDLYLVIEVEEDPVFKRQGDDLHVRVEVPFPIAALGGKISVPTLEGEEEMEINPGTQSGSIKRLKGLGMPRQRGSGRGDLIAHINIAVPRNLTDKQRALIEALAMEMDVPIKASGLFDKIKGLFAQ, from the coding sequence TTGGCAGGTCCCTCTAAGGGGAAGGATTATTATGAAATATTAGGCGTAGGACGGGATGCATCGCAAGAGGAGATAAAGAGGGCGTACAGAAAGCTGGTGCGTCAATACCATCCTGACGCCAATCCCGGAAATAAAGAGGCGGAGGAAAGGTTCAAGCTCATTAACGAAGCTTATGAGGTTTTGAGCGATCCGCAAAAAAAGGCCCAATATGATCAATTTGGCTTTGTGGGCGACGTGCCGCCTCAGGGCGGCGAGGGCCCCTGGGATTTTGGCGGATTTGGAGACCTTTTCGGAGACCTCTTTGGTGATTTTTTTGGAGGATTCGGGTCAAGGAGAGACGCCAGATCACCGCAAAGGGGCATGGATCTGGAGATGCCCCTTACCGTTACGTTGAGGGAGGCGGCTTTTGGTGCGTCTAAAGTGGTGTATATCCCCAGATGGGAGAACTGCAGGACCTGTGGCGGCAGTGGAGCGGCTCCCGGAACTTCTCCGGAACGTTGTCCCCACTGCGGTGGAAAGGGGCAGGTGGAGTCCAGGTCTAGGAGTCCCTTTGGAGAGTTTGTAACCGTAAGGACCTGTCCCCATTGCGGTGGTTCGGGGAAAGTCATCAAAAACCCTTGCAAGGAATGTGGTGGCCGGGGCAAGACAAGAGTCAGGCATAAAGTGGAAGTTAACATTCCCCCTGGCATCGATACTGGCATGCGCCTCAGGATAAGGGGGGAGGGCGAGGAAGGCAGAAACGGCGGACCGCCGGGAGACCTCTATTTGGTGATAGAAGTGGAGGAGGATCCCGTCTTCAAGAGGCAGGGAGACGATCTCCATGTGAGGGTGGAGGTCCCCTTTCCCATAGCGGCCTTAGGAGGTAAGATATCCGTTCCCACTCTTGAAGGAGAAGAGGAGATGGAGATAAATCCAGGCACGCAGTCGGGCTCCATTAAAAGGTTGAAGGGTCTGGGCATGCCTCGACAGAGGGGCAGCGGGAGAGGTGATCTAATAGCTCACATAAACATTGCCGTTCCCCGTAATCTCACCGACAAACAAAGGGCATTAATTGAGGCCTTGGCCATGGAGATGGACGTACCAATAAAGGCCTCAGGGCTGTTCGATAAGATTAAGGGCCTTTTTGCCCAGTAA
- the rpsU gene encoding 30S ribosomal protein S21 — translation MTTVYRRENESIDDTLRRFKKEVKKVGVLRDARKHEHYEKPSEIRKKKKSSPKRRRP, via the coding sequence ATGACTACGGTTTACAGAAGAGAAAACGAGTCCATAGATGATACTTTACGTCGCTTTAAAAAAGAAGTAAAAAAGGTTGGAGTTCTTCGAGATGCCAGGAAGCATGAGCATTATGAAAAGCCTAGCGAAATCAGGAAGAAAAAGAAGTCAAGCCCCAAGAGACGCAGGCCATAA
- a CDS encoding 50S ribosomal protein L11 methyltransferase, whose amino-acid sequence MGNESFWWYIILRSKSDCEELFYYIAQISDSMGAEVYEKQNCIEAKIYYRSDISIEDCVRKVSSLLEGFEGVDIIEVGEARWHPWLKKHLEAFPPLPIGKGLVVLAPWHKEDAPKDRVHIYIEPGTAFGTGYHASTQIALELLERNLKSGWKVLDVGTGSGILALAALKLGASEVVARDVDPAVREEVEKNMILNDITSGLKLDIGDGVKGLKEKVDLITANILYEPLVSMLTSFSRLICDYGLIILSGLLFKERDSFIDEMAKAGLTMVEELSKEEWWGVVASRQVR is encoded by the coding sequence ATGGGTAATGAATCCTTCTGGTGGTATATTATTTTACGATCTAAATCTGATTGCGAGGAACTCTTTTACTACATCGCCCAAATATCGGATAGCATGGGGGCCGAAGTTTACGAAAAACAAAATTGTATCGAGGCTAAGATATATTATCGATCCGATATAAGCATTGAAGATTGTGTTAGAAAAGTATCGTCGTTGCTGGAAGGATTTGAAGGGGTAGATATCATTGAAGTGGGCGAAGCAAGATGGCACCCCTGGCTTAAGAAGCACTTGGAGGCCTTCCCTCCACTTCCCATCGGGAAGGGTTTGGTCGTATTGGCGCCGTGGCACAAAGAAGATGCCCCAAAGGACAGAGTTCACATTTATATAGAACCTGGAACTGCCTTTGGAACGGGTTATCACGCAAGCACCCAAATTGCTCTGGAGCTTCTTGAGAGAAACTTGAAGTCGGGATGGAAAGTTTTGGATGTGGGAACAGGTTCGGGCATACTTGCCTTAGCTGCGCTCAAACTTGGGGCCTCTGAGGTCGTGGCAAGGGATGTTGATCCGGCCGTTAGGGAGGAAGTCGAAAAGAACATGATTTTAAATGACATAACCTCCGGGCTTAAGCTTGATATTGGGGATGGAGTCAAGGGATTGAAGGAGAAAGTTGATCTTATAACGGCAAATATACTATACGAGCCCTTGGTTTCTATGTTAACTTCGTTTAGTAGGTTGATCTGCGACTATGGCCTTATAATACTATCGGGCCTGCTGTTTAAGGAACGGGACTCTTTCATCGATGAAATGGCCAAGGCAGGACTTACGATGGTTGAGGAACTTTCAAAGGAGGAATGGTGGGGTGTCGTTGCCTCGCGCCAGGTTAGATAG
- a CDS encoding histidine triad nucleotide-binding protein, whose amino-acid sequence MAGECVFCKIARGEMKSDVVYETADVMAIRDIAPQAPHHYLVIPKMHIPTSQDVSDPTLWANLMDAITSVASMMGLSELGYRVVINCGSQACQSIFHLHLHLLSGRKFGWPPG is encoded by the coding sequence GTGGCAGGTGAATGCGTTTTTTGCAAGATAGCGAGGGGCGAGATGAAAAGCGATGTGGTTTACGAGACGGCCGATGTCATGGCGATCAGGGACATAGCACCGCAAGCGCCCCATCATTATTTGGTAATTCCTAAAATGCACATACCGACCTCTCAAGATGTCAGCGACCCTACCCTGTGGGCCAACTTAATGGATGCCATCACTTCGGTTGCATCCATGATGGGTTTGAGTGAGTTGGGGTATAGGGTTGTAATAAATTGTGGGAGCCAAGCGTGTCAGAGCATATTTCATCTTCACCTCCATCTTCTATCAGGACGTAAATTCGGATGGCCCCCCGGGTAG
- the nrdD gene encoding anaerobic ribonucleoside-triphosphate reductase: MTLTVRSDHSRNIGYGKQQLLFDRGESTDLALMVETHSKDERCPWDAAKIRDALIREAGVDPDTAFSIAAEIEEEVLRCGKDKLNTSIIREMANVKLFQRGLDVSLVDHSRVGIPLYDLEAMLFSPNKENSNTAYNPESINLTIAERIIKDYALSKLFSSDVASAHLAGDIHIHDLGMVIRPYCSGQSPAYVAKFGLNLPSITSVSSPAKHPDVFLAHILKMTSVLQNNFAGAIGWDAMNMFFAPYLEGLSDEDIRQLAQMLIFEFNQLAGGRGGQVAFTDINLYYEIPKHFRDVPAIGPGGEYTGKTYGDYASLSKRFLKALFEVYLEGDSRGQPFFFPKPLLHITDAFFEEAGWEEMLELASLVAAEKGNTYFVFDRGGVTKLSECCRLSFELTEEDLLEAKIPWRMRYSALQNVTINLPRIAYRSQGDTRTFFGLLEEFMELALKAHVQKRNFIKNLLDLKDKGPLSLLSVAYDGESYLRMEKASHLIGLLGLNETVQVLAGKQLHEGKTAEELGLAIVKFMELKCQELTERAGFKVVLEQTPAESAAHRLARLDLKEFSVARDVVKGNLETNEVFYTNSTHIPYDAPVDPIDRVVREGRFHPLIKAGAITHVWMGEHKPHPRALASFVRKIYEHSENAQLTFSPEFTICNDCGKVERGLRSSCVRCQSSNVDGVTRITGYFTKISSWNAGKRAELAGRKRWAI, encoded by the coding sequence ATGACTTTAACCGTTAGGTCAGATCATAGCAGGAACATAGGATATGGAAAGCAGCAATTACTCTTCGATCGGGGGGAGTCCACCGATTTAGCTTTGATGGTGGAGACTCATTCCAAGGACGAGAGATGCCCCTGGGATGCCGCCAAAATAAGGGACGCACTTATCAGGGAGGCGGGTGTAGATCCGGATACAGCTTTTTCCATAGCGGCGGAGATAGAGGAAGAGGTCTTGCGTTGCGGTAAGGATAAGCTTAATACCTCGATCATAAGGGAGATGGCAAATGTAAAGCTATTCCAAAGGGGATTGGACGTTTCCTTGGTTGATCATTCGAGGGTTGGGATACCCCTTTACGATCTGGAGGCTATGCTGTTTTCCCCAAACAAGGAAAACAGCAACACCGCCTATAACCCCGAGTCCATAAACCTGACCATTGCCGAAAGGATAATAAAGGATTATGCCCTTAGCAAGCTCTTTTCTTCGGACGTGGCGTCAGCTCATTTGGCCGGAGATATTCATATTCATGATCTTGGGATGGTGATAAGACCTTACTGTAGCGGGCAAAGTCCTGCCTACGTTGCCAAGTTCGGATTGAACCTTCCCTCCATAACGAGCGTTTCTTCGCCAGCAAAACACCCCGACGTTTTTCTGGCACATATTTTGAAAATGACGTCGGTACTGCAAAACAATTTCGCCGGTGCCATTGGCTGGGATGCCATGAATATGTTTTTCGCTCCCTATCTTGAGGGGTTGAGCGACGAGGATATACGACAGCTTGCTCAGATGTTGATATTCGAGTTTAATCAGCTGGCAGGCGGGAGGGGCGGACAGGTCGCCTTTACCGACATCAATCTGTACTACGAAATACCGAAGCACTTCCGTGATGTGCCGGCCATTGGGCCTGGGGGAGAGTATACTGGAAAGACCTATGGCGACTACGCCTCCCTTTCTAAGCGCTTTTTGAAGGCTTTATTTGAAGTTTATCTGGAAGGGGACAGTAGGGGGCAGCCTTTCTTTTTTCCAAAACCACTTCTTCACATCACGGACGCCTTTTTCGAAGAAGCCGGATGGGAGGAGATGTTGGAGCTAGCCTCTCTTGTAGCCGCGGAAAAGGGAAATACCTATTTCGTATTTGATCGGGGAGGGGTTACTAAGCTTAGCGAATGTTGTCGTTTATCCTTTGAACTTACCGAGGAGGATTTACTGGAAGCCAAGATCCCCTGGAGGATGCGATATTCGGCATTGCAGAACGTTACCATAAACCTACCCCGCATCGCCTACCGGTCTCAAGGAGACACGAGGACCTTCTTTGGTTTATTAGAGGAGTTTATGGAGCTTGCCCTAAAGGCACACGTCCAAAAGAGAAACTTCATCAAGAATTTGCTCGATTTAAAGGATAAAGGTCCTTTGTCGCTTTTGAGCGTGGCCTACGATGGCGAGAGCTATTTGAGGATGGAAAAGGCAAGCCACTTGATCGGATTGCTTGGGCTTAACGAGACGGTACAGGTCTTGGCGGGAAAACAGCTTCACGAAGGCAAGACGGCCGAAGAGCTGGGCCTTGCCATTGTTAAGTTTATGGAGCTTAAATGTCAGGAGTTGACTGAAAGGGCAGGTTTTAAGGTGGTGCTTGAGCAGACTCCGGCCGAAAGCGCGGCCCACAGACTCGCGAGGCTGGATCTCAAGGAGTTTTCGGTGGCCAGGGATGTGGTCAAAGGTAACCTGGAAACCAACGAGGTGTTTTATACCAACAGCACGCACATCCCTTATGATGCTCCTGTTGATCCCATAGACAGGGTCGTGAGGGAAGGTCGTTTCCATCCCCTGATCAAGGCCGGCGCCATAACACATGTGTGGATGGGCGAGCATAAACCACATCCTCGGGCGCTAGCGTCATTTGTGCGTAAAATTTATGAGCATTCCGAAAATGCCCAGCTGACCTTCAGCCCCGAGTTCACCATATGTAACGACTGCGGCAAAGTGGAAAGGGGCTTGCGATCATCTTGTGTCAGATGCCAGTCGTCTAACGTGGACGGCGTGACTAGGATAACGGGGTACTTTACTAAGATATCTTCCTGGAATGCCGGCAAAAGGGCCGAGCTGGCGGGGAGGAAGAGATGGGCAATATAG
- the mtaB gene encoding tRNA (N(6)-L-threonylcarbamoyladenosine(37)-C(2))-methylthiotransferase MtaB, which yields MFSLTSLKGIRVKIKTLGCRTNIYEAEAIADSFRREGAVISEDLFDVGILVSCAVTKTAEKKCRQFLRQLKRESPNALIVLCGCYVQALTEEELAPLGADLYVGNRLKSDLPGIVAKKLNDPIERPLFLKKDVLSNDKWDALELSRVTFHTRSFVKVQDGCNRFCSYCIVPFLRGRPTSRSVEEVAKEVKRLVDHGCKEVVLTGIHLGLYGYGCDFDLGDLINALSRIEGLRRLRFGSIEPHALSDRLIDVLAESDIFCRHLHVPLQSGDDRILSLMQRGYRVEDFINIIRKIRRKLGDDVHISTDIIVGFPGEDEDAFQNTLNLVDALGIGRVHVFPFSPRPGTKAYDMPGRLEGQTIKSRVVRATERGRLSLQRYAQRWLNRKVDILVEHNDGEKVKGLSRHFLEVESSLDQTLSPSVEAFQNGGIGFECEVCVLEAKHGILYGVSSVEKDLLSERGVNRE from the coding sequence GTGTTTAGTTTGACTTCGCTGAAGGGCATCAGGGTAAAGATCAAGACGTTAGGATGCAGAACGAATATCTACGAGGCAGAGGCTATCGCCGACTCCTTTCGCAGAGAGGGAGCTGTGATATCCGAAGACCTGTTCGATGTAGGCATTTTGGTAAGTTGTGCCGTGACAAAAACTGCTGAGAAAAAATGCAGACAATTTCTTCGTCAGCTGAAGAGAGAATCGCCCAACGCCCTGATCGTTTTATGCGGTTGCTACGTGCAAGCTCTTACCGAGGAAGAGCTTGCGCCGCTGGGGGCTGATCTTTATGTGGGAAACAGGCTGAAGTCGGATCTTCCCGGGATCGTAGCCAAGAAACTTAACGATCCCATCGAGAGGCCTCTTTTTTTAAAAAAGGACGTGTTGAGCAACGACAAGTGGGATGCTTTGGAGTTATCACGGGTTACCTTTCACACCAGGTCTTTTGTGAAGGTGCAAGACGGCTGCAATCGTTTCTGTTCTTATTGCATAGTTCCCTTTTTGAGAGGTCGTCCGACGAGCCGTAGCGTGGAGGAAGTGGCGAAAGAAGTAAAGAGGTTGGTCGACCATGGCTGTAAAGAGGTAGTGCTTACGGGGATACACCTGGGATTGTATGGATATGGATGCGATTTCGACCTTGGAGACCTGATTAATGCCTTATCTAGGATCGAAGGTTTGAGAAGGCTTCGTTTTGGTTCGATAGAGCCCCATGCTTTAAGCGACAGGCTGATCGACGTTTTGGCTGAAAGTGATATCTTTTGCCGCCACCTTCATGTGCCGCTTCAAAGCGGGGACGATAGAATCTTGAGCTTGATGCAGAGGGGCTACAGGGTCGAGGATTTTATTAACATAATTCGAAAGATAAGGCGCAAACTGGGGGACGATGTTCATATAAGCACCGATATAATAGTAGGGTTTCCTGGAGAAGACGAAGATGCCTTCCAAAACACCCTAAACCTCGTTGACGCACTGGGCATTGGAAGAGTCCATGTCTTTCCTTTTTCTCCCCGCCCCGGAACGAAGGCTTACGATATGCCCGGACGACTGGAGGGACAAACGATCAAATCGAGGGTCGTAAGGGCTACTGAAAGGGGAAGGCTGTCTTTACAGCGCTATGCTCAAAGGTGGTTAAATCGTAAGGTCGACATATTGGTCGAACATAACGACGGCGAAAAAGTTAAGGGTCTTTCCAGGCATTTTTTGGAAGTAGAATCGTCGCTGGATCAGACACTGTCGCCCTCTGTCGAGGCCTTTCAAAATGGGGGAATCGGTTTTGAGTGCGAAGTTTGTGTATTAGAGGCAAAGCATGGTATCTTATACGGTGTCTCATCCGTCGAGAAAGATCTGTTATCTGAAAGGGGAGTTAATCGTGAATAA
- a CDS encoding RsmE family RNA methyltransferase encodes MSLPRARLDRAEKISDNMWSLDLKESHHLVHVKRCRIGEEFEGLLEGRKLLLKIEGYEQGRVIAKERGKLPIYERSRHISLLIALVKNNAFEDILNHATELGVAEIIPILAERSVVQLKGQFTKKMERWRRIIAEATKISGIGNPPLLNTPLKVQDLRDESLPSLRLLGALTDDAKPLGSVNIKQQDDVVFAVGPEGDWTEGEMAYFARLKFLPVSLGPNILRANTAAIAGLSYIILCTEGV; translated from the coding sequence GTGTCGTTGCCTCGCGCCAGGTTAGATAGGGCGGAAAAGATTTCCGACAATATGTGGTCCTTGGATTTGAAGGAATCCCATCATCTCGTTCACGTAAAAAGATGTCGAATTGGTGAGGAATTCGAAGGGCTACTGGAGGGAAGGAAACTTCTTCTTAAAATAGAAGGCTACGAGCAGGGGAGGGTAATCGCCAAGGAAAGGGGCAAACTTCCGATATACGAGAGATCAAGACATATCTCTCTGTTGATAGCCCTTGTTAAAAACAATGCCTTCGAAGACATATTGAACCATGCCACGGAGTTAGGCGTTGCGGAAATTATTCCTATTCTTGCGGAACGATCCGTGGTGCAGCTTAAAGGACAATTCACGAAAAAGATGGAAAGATGGCGCAGGATAATCGCTGAGGCCACTAAAATAAGCGGTATAGGTAATCCGCCACTTTTAAACACTCCCTTGAAGGTTCAGGATTTAAGGGATGAGAGCTTACCCTCGTTGCGCCTGTTGGGCGCTTTGACCGACGATGCGAAACCGCTGGGAAGCGTCAATATCAAACAACAGGATGATGTTGTCTTTGCCGTTGGCCCTGAAGGAGACTGGACGGAAGGGGAAATGGCGTATTTTGCGAGGTTGAAATTCCTTCCCGTCTCCCTTGGTCCCAACATATTGCGTGCCAATACCGCTGCCATAGCCGGTTTGTCTTATATTATTTTATGCACAGAGGGTGTTTAG
- the dnaK gene encoding molecular chaperone DnaK: protein MSKVVGIDLGTTNSVVAVKEGDNITVIPSAEGSRLTPSVVAFTKDGERLVGQLAKRQAVINPERTIMSIKRKMGSDYKVKIDDKEYTPQEISAMILQKMKKDAEDYLGEEVTKAVITVPAYFTDAQRQATKDAGKIAGLEVLRIINEPTAACLAYGMDRGGEFKVLVFDLGGGTFDVSILDVGEGVYEVMATSGDNHLGGDDWDQRLVEWMIAEFKRKESVDLSKDKMALQRLREAAEKAKIELSSMSETTISLPYITADQNGPKHLELEITRAKFEEMTADLLERVVGPVQKALSDAGLTPDQVDKILLVGGSTRMPMVQRKIKELLGKEPTKGINPDECVAIGAAIQGAILAGEHKDIVLVDVTPLSLGVETLGGVFTKIIERNTAIPVSKSQIFTTAVDNQTQVEIHVLQGERPMAADNVSLGRFFLDGIPPAPRGVPQIEVTFNIDVNGILNVTAKDLATGKAQHITIQSSRLSEDEIERMRREAEANEEADRRKRELADARNEADSAVYNAEKLLKELGDKVTQEEKDKVGSKIEAVRQALSKDDVLAIKSACEELTKDLNELAVRLYSQASQGKAGVGTAEEGPQQSGSGDGSTVDAQYKDHGQA from the coding sequence ATGAGTAAAGTCGTAGGAATTGACCTGGGAACGACTAACAGCGTAGTTGCAGTTAAAGAAGGAGATAATATAACAGTTATTCCAAGTGCCGAGGGAAGTAGGCTAACGCCTTCGGTAGTAGCTTTTACCAAGGACGGAGAGCGCCTTGTTGGTCAGTTGGCCAAAAGACAGGCGGTTATAAATCCGGAACGTACTATTATGTCGATAAAACGGAAAATGGGTAGCGATTATAAAGTCAAAATTGACGACAAAGAATACACTCCACAAGAGATCTCGGCCATGATCCTTCAGAAGATGAAAAAGGACGCCGAGGATTATTTGGGCGAGGAGGTAACAAAGGCAGTCATAACGGTTCCGGCTTATTTTACCGATGCCCAAAGACAGGCAACGAAGGACGCAGGTAAGATCGCCGGTCTGGAGGTTCTTAGAATAATTAACGAACCCACGGCAGCCTGTTTGGCCTACGGTATGGATAGGGGCGGAGAGTTCAAGGTGCTAGTCTTCGACCTGGGCGGAGGTACCTTTGACGTCTCCATCCTGGACGTAGGAGAGGGAGTTTATGAGGTCATGGCCACCAGCGGCGACAACCATTTGGGTGGAGATGACTGGGATCAGCGGTTGGTGGAATGGATGATCGCCGAGTTTAAGCGTAAAGAGAGTGTCGACTTAAGCAAGGACAAGATGGCCCTTCAGAGGCTTCGTGAGGCGGCGGAAAAGGCAAAGATAGAGTTGTCTTCCATGTCGGAGACGACAATATCGCTTCCTTACATCACTGCCGATCAGAATGGACCCAAACACCTGGAGCTTGAAATAACCAGGGCTAAATTCGAGGAAATGACGGCAGACTTGCTGGAAAGGGTTGTCGGTCCGGTACAAAAGGCCCTATCCGACGCTGGCCTTACACCAGATCAGGTGGACAAAATATTGTTGGTCGGAGGTTCCACGCGCATGCCTATGGTGCAACGCAAGATAAAGGAACTTCTGGGCAAAGAGCCGACGAAGGGAATAAATCCCGACGAGTGCGTGGCCATAGGCGCGGCCATTCAAGGTGCCATATTGGCGGGCGAACATAAAGACATCGTTTTAGTGGATGTCACTCCTCTGTCCTTGGGTGTCGAAACCTTGGGAGGCGTCTTTACGAAGATCATCGAAAGAAATACGGCTATTCCCGTGTCGAAGAGCCAAATATTTACTACTGCAGTGGATAACCAGACGCAGGTAGAGATACATGTTTTGCAGGGAGAAAGGCCGATGGCAGCGGATAACGTTTCTTTGGGCAGGTTCTTCCTTGACGGCATACCTCCTGCACCTCGTGGAGTGCCTCAGATAGAAGTAACATTTAACATAGACGTCAACGGTATCCTAAATGTTACGGCAAAAGATCTCGCCACAGGAAAGGCGCAGCACATTACCATTCAGTCATCCAGGCTGTCGGAGGACGAGATAGAGCGCATGCGAAGGGAAGCGGAGGCCAACGAAGAGGCCGACAGAAGAAAAAGAGAACTTGCCGATGCGAGAAACGAAGCCGACAGTGCAGTCTATAACGCCGAAAAACTGCTCAAAGAGCTGGGAGATAAAGTAACCCAAGAAGAAAAGGACAAGGTGGGGTCCAAGATAGAAGCTGTCAGACAGGCCTTAAGCAAGGATGACGTATTAGCGATCAAGTCCGCCTGCGAGGAACTTACGAAAGATCTCAACGAGTTGGCTGTCAGGCTCTATTCCCAGGCTTCGCAGGGAAAAGCAGGAGTTGGAACAGCCGAAGAAGGCCCACAGCAGAGCGGTTCCGGTGATGGTTCGACTGTAGATGCTCAATATAAAGACCATGGGCAGGCTTAA